A window of the Aythya fuligula isolate bAytFul2 unplaced genomic scaffold, bAytFul2.pri scaffold_31_arrow_ctg1_4, whole genome shotgun sequence genome harbors these coding sequences:
- the WDYHV1 gene encoding protein N-terminal glutamine amidohydrolase, with amino-acid sequence MAELDEDRYRPAVPPRAACAYTGCYCEENVWKLCDYIRSRGERPVEEFYAVFISNERRMIPLWKQKSGHGDEPVVWDYHVILLHVSSGEQNFIYDLDTVLPFPCPFDMYSTEAFRLDDSLHPEFHRKIRMIRADLYLETFASDRSHMKDADGKWQKPPPSYPCIETADSKMNLDDFISMNPKVGWGSVLPLPDFVRQFGRQTHLSCSVKAQ; translated from the exons ATGGCGGAGCTGGATGAGGACCGGTACCGGCCGGCGGTGCCTCCCCGAGCCGCCTGCGCTTACACCGGCTGCTACTG TGAGGAAAACGTGTGGAAGCTGTGCGACTACATCAGGAGTCGGGGGGAACGCCCTGTGGAGGAGTTCTACGCGGTTTTCATCTCCAACGAGAGGAGGATG ATCCCGCTCTGGAAACAGAAGTCAGGGCATGGAGATGAGCCTGTTGTCTGG GACTACCACGTTATCCTACTTCATGTTTCCAGTGGGGAGCAGAACTTCATTTATGATCTTGACACAGTGCTGCCATTCCCCTGTCCTTTTGACATGTACAGCACAGAGGCCTTTAGGCTGGATGACAGCCTTCATCCTGAATTTCACAG GAAAATCCGGATGATACGAGCAGATCTGTACCTGGAGACGTTTGCTTCGGACAGATCTCACATGAAAGATGCAGATGGGAAATGGCAGAAACCTCCTCCCTCGTACCCCTGCATTGAAACAGCAG ACTCCAAGATGAACTTGGATGATTTCATCAGTATGAATCCCAAAGTGGGCTGGGGCTCAGTGCTGCCCTTACCGGACTTTGTGCGCCAGTTTGGCAGACAGACTCATCTCAGCTGCTCCGTGAAAGCACAGTGA